A window of Pedococcus aerophilus contains these coding sequences:
- a CDS encoding DUF2306 domain-containing protein, giving the protein MGIATRQDRSARVRPVGVLIAVLVTIILVFFVRRLFSDVPHIVGGTVPDDDLAEMYVAHPWLAYGHIVPGVVYLLGAPFQLSQRFRSRHYTLHRRLGRALLVCALVSGALSVVLGVVFAWGGSAETSASVVFGSWFVVCLVLAFRAIRGGQVAQHRRWMVRAFAVGLGVATIRIWVGLFTGVEIGLLGMGDETMPLRATFGIAFWLGLSMHVAFAQWWLRRTPDLQG; this is encoded by the coding sequence GTGGGGATCGCGACACGGCAGGACCGGTCGGCACGGGTGCGGCCGGTCGGCGTGCTCATCGCCGTCCTCGTGACCATCATCCTCGTCTTCTTCGTGCGCCGGCTCTTCAGCGACGTCCCCCACATCGTGGGCGGCACCGTCCCGGACGACGACCTCGCAGAGATGTACGTCGCCCACCCCTGGCTGGCCTACGGCCACATCGTTCCCGGTGTGGTCTACCTCCTCGGCGCCCCCTTCCAGCTCTCGCAACGGTTCCGGAGTCGCCACTACACGTTGCACCGTCGGCTCGGCAGGGCCCTGCTCGTGTGCGCCCTCGTGTCAGGGGCGCTCTCGGTGGTGCTCGGCGTCGTGTTCGCCTGGGGCGGGAGCGCGGAGACGAGCGCCTCCGTGGTGTTCGGGTCGTGGTTCGTCGTGTGCCTCGTCCTTGCCTTCCGCGCCATCCGGGGCGGCCAGGTGGCGCAGCACCGACGGTGGATGGTCCGGGCGTTCGCCGTGGGTCTGGGTGTCGCGACGATCCGCATCTGGGTGGGCCTATTCACCGGCGTCGAGATCGGTCTGCTCGGCATGGGCGACGAGACGATGCCGCTGCGTGCGACGTTCGGGATCGCCTTCTGGCTCGGGCTGTCCATGCACGTCGCCTTCGCCCAGTGGTGGCTGCGCCGCACCCCCGACCTCCAGGGCTGA
- a CDS encoding fumarylacetoacetate hydrolase family protein — MRIARFTTGEDPVFGLVDGAGEKIAEITGDPLYTKIELTGATHLVEEVRLLAPVIPRSKVIGIGKNYADHAKEMGGEAPTEPLMFLIPNTAVIGPGEPVVLPPVTSEVHYEGELAVVIGRLCKDIEPEEVSKVVFGYTVADDVTARDLQRGDGQWARAKGMDTFCPIGPWIETDLDPANLSLRTRLDGEVVQDGTTADMVHDVATLVSYASKAFTLLPGDVILTGTPAGVGPVEGGQRVEVEIEGIGTLSNPFVRR; from the coding sequence ATGCGCATCGCGAGATTCACGACCGGAGAGGACCCGGTCTTCGGACTGGTCGACGGGGCAGGGGAGAAGATCGCCGAGATCACCGGCGACCCGCTCTACACGAAGATCGAGCTGACGGGGGCGACCCACCTCGTGGAGGAGGTGCGCCTCCTCGCGCCGGTCATCCCGCGCAGCAAGGTCATCGGCATCGGCAAGAACTATGCCGACCACGCCAAGGAGATGGGTGGCGAGGCCCCGACCGAGCCGCTGATGTTCCTCATCCCCAACACCGCCGTCATCGGTCCGGGCGAGCCCGTCGTGCTTCCGCCGGTCACCTCCGAGGTGCACTACGAGGGCGAGCTCGCCGTCGTCATCGGCAGGCTCTGCAAGGACATCGAGCCGGAGGAGGTCTCGAAGGTGGTCTTCGGCTACACCGTCGCCGACGACGTCACCGCCCGCGACCTGCAGCGCGGCGACGGCCAGTGGGCCCGCGCCAAGGGCATGGACACCTTCTGCCCCATCGGCCCGTGGATCGAGACCGACCTCGACCCCGCCAACCTCTCGCTGCGGACCCGTCTGGACGGCGAGGTCGTCCAGGACGGCACGACCGCGGACATGGTCCACGACGTGGCCACCCTGGTCTCCTACGCCTCCAAGGCCTTCACGCTCCTGCCCGGTGACGTCATCCTCACCGGCACCCCAGCCGGTGTGGGCCCCGTCGAGGGTGGCCAGCGCGTCGAGGTCGAGATCGAGGGCATCGGGACGCTGTCCAACCCGTTCGTCCGCCGCTAG
- a CDS encoding GlxA family transcriptional regulator: MALTTIAALATNPMAMFEMSVACEVFGLDRTDDGVPPFTFLTCGETAGVPVDTTSGGQFVPSHAWADAVDADLVVIPAGGVRDTYPEPLLETIREAHRRGATVLSICTGAFVLGETGLLDGRSAVTHWRYAEQFARRFPRTRVSMDVLYIDEGSIITGAGTAAGIDACLHLVRRELGSAVATRIARRMVVPPQRDGGQRQYVEAPLPETSCESIQPVLNHITENLDEPHTVPDLARLAMMSERTFARRFVAETGTTPHRWIVQQRVLRARELLEQTDLPVDSVASHSGFGSAALLRTHFQSVVGTSPQRYRREFSSR, from the coding sequence ATGGCGCTCACCACGATCGCGGCCCTGGCCACGAACCCCATGGCGATGTTCGAGATGTCGGTGGCCTGCGAGGTGTTCGGCCTCGACCGCACCGACGACGGAGTGCCGCCGTTCACGTTCCTCACCTGCGGCGAGACGGCCGGGGTGCCTGTGGACACGACCAGCGGCGGGCAGTTCGTCCCGAGCCACGCATGGGCGGACGCCGTCGACGCCGACCTCGTCGTCATCCCCGCCGGTGGGGTGCGCGACACCTACCCCGAGCCGCTGCTCGAGACGATCCGCGAGGCGCACCGCCGTGGCGCGACGGTCCTGTCCATCTGCACCGGGGCCTTCGTCCTGGGGGAGACCGGCCTGCTCGACGGGCGAAGTGCGGTGACGCACTGGCGCTACGCCGAGCAGTTCGCCCGACGCTTCCCGCGGACCCGGGTCTCGATGGACGTCCTCTACATCGACGAGGGCTCGATCATCACCGGGGCAGGTACCGCAGCCGGCATCGACGCCTGCCTGCACCTCGTGCGCCGCGAGCTCGGGAGTGCGGTGGCGACGCGGATCGCGCGCCGCATGGTCGTCCCGCCGCAACGGGACGGCGGCCAGCGGCAGTACGTCGAGGCGCCGCTCCCGGAGACCAGCTGCGAGAGCATCCAGCCGGTCCTCAACCACATCACCGAGAACCTCGACGAGCCGCACACCGTCCCCGACCTCGCGCGGCTGGCGATGATGTCGGAGCGCACGTTCGCCCGCCGGTTCGTCGCAGAGACGGGCACGACGCCGCACCGGTGGATCGTGCAGCAGCGGGTGCTGCGGGCCCGCGAGCTGCTCGAGCAGACCGACCTCCCGGTGGACTCGGTCGCTTCGCACAGCGGCTTCGGGTCGGCCGCGCTGCTGCGCACCCACTTCCAGTCGGTCGTGGGCACCTCGCCGCAGCGCTACCGCCGGGAGTTCTCCTCGCGCTGA
- a CDS encoding SGNH/GDSL hydrolase family protein, with amino-acid sequence MNRRRLAAVLAVLALLLGVGAVVGFTTGAVDRVLGGAPAPSTASTTSAPTTSAPTSPPRSGPTTSAPPSSTAPGSGSTISPPSSAPAGTGYYLALGDSLAAGFQNGADHRTEGYVGAVRAALEERDGPTQLVNLACSGETTTSMLEGGGCTYDEGTQLAAAEAFLRENAADTRLVTLDIGGNDVARCGFGGLKPSCTTPALATLSDNLPQITSRLRAAAPKAQVVVLNYYDPFLVLDLLGDAGLGQKSVTELAKVNGVIARSAAASGARVADVATAFQTTVTTPTTVKDVGRLPTNLARILQWTWMAPPRFDFHANDAGYAVMARAVVAQLR; translated from the coding sequence ATGAACCGTCGCCGCCTCGCCGCGGTGCTCGCCGTGCTCGCGCTGCTGCTCGGGGTCGGCGCCGTGGTCGGGTTCACGACCGGGGCGGTCGACCGGGTGCTCGGCGGCGCCCCTGCCCCGTCGACCGCGTCCACCACCTCCGCGCCCACCACCTCCGCGCCGACGTCCCCTCCGAGGTCCGGACCGACCACGTCCGCACCACCCTCTTCGACGGCACCCGGCTCCGGGTCGACGATCTCCCCGCCGTCGTCGGCGCCTGCGGGCACCGGCTACTACCTCGCCCTCGGTGACTCGCTCGCCGCCGGCTTCCAGAACGGTGCCGACCACCGGACCGAGGGCTACGTCGGGGCGGTCCGCGCCGCGCTCGAGGAACGTGACGGGCCCACGCAGCTGGTCAACCTCGCCTGCTCCGGCGAGACCACGACCTCGATGCTGGAAGGCGGCGGGTGCACCTACGACGAGGGCACGCAGCTGGCCGCCGCCGAGGCGTTCCTGCGCGAGAACGCAGCCGACACCCGCCTCGTCACCCTCGACATCGGCGGCAACGACGTCGCCCGCTGCGGGTTCGGCGGGCTGAAGCCGTCGTGCACCACGCCGGCGCTCGCGACGCTGTCGGACAACCTGCCGCAGATCACGAGCCGCCTGCGGGCCGCGGCGCCGAAGGCCCAGGTCGTCGTCCTCAACTACTACGACCCGTTCCTCGTCCTCGACCTGCTCGGTGACGCCGGGCTCGGCCAGAAGTCGGTGACGGAGCTGGCCAAGGTCAACGGCGTCATCGCGCGCAGTGCCGCGGCGAGCGGCGCCCGTGTGGCCGACGTGGCGACGGCCTTCCAGACGACGGTCACCACGCCCACCACGGTCAAGGACGTCGGCCGGCTGCCGACCAACCTCGCGCGGATCCTCCAGTGGACGTGGATGGCCCCGCCTCGCTTCGACTTCCACGCCAACGACGCCGGGTATGCCGTGATGGCCCGTGCCGTCGTGGCCCAGCTGCGCTGA
- a CDS encoding 3-methyladenine DNA glycosylase, whose protein sequence is METGQTGPVALTREQWATLETAHGARADAATAGHRARRGESVAHPVEDFLFTYYPFRPALLRRWHPGPGVRLEDAATSPRAQWKHYRVMGRDVELDVAAYVAQRSRTLDFVRELLTATASRPAQLGCFGLHEWAMVYGLTPEQVRHSAWPLRLGAEGTDEVVRGQQIRCTHFDAFRFYTPPARSLNLLQPTRESQVALEQPGCLHAGMDLYKWAMKLAPAVPGDLVLDCFDHAGAIRELDMRASPYDLSDLGYEPVRIETPQGRAEYAAAQRGFAERGQVLRERLVTAIDAVHQLAPT, encoded by the coding sequence ATGGAGACAGGGCAGACGGGACCGGTGGCGCTCACGCGCGAGCAGTGGGCGACCCTCGAGACGGCCCATGGCGCGCGCGCCGACGCCGCGACGGCGGGGCACCGGGCCCGACGGGGCGAGTCGGTCGCCCACCCCGTCGAGGACTTCCTCTTCACCTACTACCCGTTCCGCCCCGCGCTCCTGCGCCGGTGGCACCCAGGACCCGGCGTCCGCCTCGAGGACGCCGCCACGTCACCCCGCGCGCAGTGGAAGCACTACCGGGTGATGGGCAGGGACGTCGAGCTGGACGTCGCGGCATACGTCGCCCAGCGCAGCCGCACCCTCGACTTCGTGAGGGAGCTCCTCACCGCCACCGCCAGCCGCCCGGCTCAGCTCGGCTGCTTCGGACTGCACGAGTGGGCGATGGTCTACGGCCTGACGCCCGAGCAGGTGCGGCACTCCGCCTGGCCGCTGCGCCTGGGCGCCGAAGGCACCGACGAGGTCGTCCGCGGCCAGCAGATCAGGTGCACGCACTTCGACGCCTTCCGCTTCTACACGCCGCCGGCGCGCTCGCTCAACCTCCTGCAACCGACGCGCGAGAGCCAGGTCGCGCTCGAGCAGCCGGGCTGCCTGCACGCCGGGATGGATCTCTACAAGTGGGCGATGAAGCTTGCGCCCGCGGTCCCCGGCGACCTGGTCCTCGACTGCTTCGACCACGCGGGTGCGATCCGCGAGCTCGACATGCGCGCCTCCCCCTACGACCTCAGCGACCTCGGCTACGAGCCCGTGCGGATCGAGACCCCGCAGGGACGGGCTGAGTATGCCGCCGCGCAGCGCGGGTTCGCCGAGCGCGGCCAGGTGCTGCGCGAGCGGCTGGTCACGGCGATCGACGCGGTGCACCAGCTCGCACCCACCTGA
- the argG gene encoding argininosuccinate synthase has product MSKVLTSLPVGERVGIAFSGGLDTSVAVAWMREKGAIPCTYTADLGQYDEPEIDTVPDRAGQYGAELARLVDCRGPLVEEGLSAIACGAFHIRSGGRTYFNTTPLGRAVTGTLLVRAMKDDGVDIWGDGSTYKGNDIERFYRYGLLANPSLRIYKPWLDADFVTELGGRKEMSEWLTARDLPYRASTEKAYSTDANIWGATHEAKTLEHLDESLEIVEPIMGVRFWDESVAIATEDVTVRFEQGRPVAINGNDFGGDPVALVDEANKVGGRHGLGMSDQIENRIIEAKSRGIYEAPGLALLHITYERLLNAIHNEDTIASYHAEGRRLGRLLYEGRWLDPQSLMLRESLQRWVASAVTGEVTLRLRRGEDYSILDTAGPAFSYHPEKLSMERTEGAAFGPVDRIGQLTMRNLDIADSRAKLELYAAQGQLVARHQALVGDLEPGGAKAISSNPFAAQLDSDDDALDRAAMESGTD; this is encoded by the coding sequence GTGTCCAAAGTTCTGACGTCCCTGCCCGTTGGTGAACGTGTCGGGATCGCCTTCTCAGGCGGTCTGGACACCTCTGTCGCAGTCGCGTGGATGCGTGAGAAGGGGGCGATCCCCTGCACCTACACGGCCGACCTCGGCCAGTACGACGAGCCGGAGATCGACACCGTCCCGGATCGCGCCGGACAGTACGGCGCAGAGCTCGCCCGCCTGGTCGACTGCCGCGGCCCGCTCGTCGAGGAGGGCCTGTCCGCGATCGCGTGCGGGGCGTTCCACATTCGCAGCGGCGGCCGCACCTACTTCAACACGACGCCGCTGGGCCGCGCCGTGACCGGCACGCTGCTGGTGCGCGCCATGAAGGACGACGGCGTCGACATCTGGGGCGACGGGTCCACCTACAAGGGCAACGACATCGAGCGGTTCTACCGCTACGGGCTGCTGGCCAACCCGTCCCTGCGGATCTACAAGCCGTGGCTCGACGCCGACTTCGTCACCGAGCTCGGTGGCCGCAAGGAGATGTCGGAGTGGCTCACCGCCCGCGACCTCCCCTACCGCGCCAGCACCGAGAAGGCCTACTCCACCGACGCCAACATCTGGGGCGCCACCCACGAGGCGAAGACCCTCGAGCACCTGGACGAGAGCCTCGAGATCGTCGAGCCGATCATGGGCGTGCGGTTCTGGGACGAGTCCGTCGCGATCGCCACGGAGGACGTCACGGTCCGCTTCGAGCAGGGCCGTCCGGTCGCCATCAACGGCAACGACTTCGGCGGCGACCCGGTCGCGCTGGTCGACGAGGCCAACAAGGTCGGTGGTCGCCACGGACTCGGCATGTCCGACCAGATCGAGAACCGCATCATCGAGGCCAAGAGCCGCGGCATCTACGAGGCTCCTGGCCTGGCCCTGCTGCACATCACCTACGAGCGCCTCCTCAACGCGATCCACAACGAGGACACCATCGCCAGCTACCACGCGGAGGGTCGTCGCCTCGGTCGCCTGCTGTACGAAGGCCGTTGGCTGGACCCGCAGTCGCTCATGCTGCGCGAGTCGCTCCAGCGCTGGGTCGCCTCCGCGGTCACGGGCGAGGTCACCCTGCGCCTGCGCCGCGGCGAGGACTACTCGATCCTCGACACCGCCGGCCCCGCGTTCAGCTACCACCCCGAGAAGCTCTCGATGGAGCGCACCGAGGGTGCGGCCTTCGGACCCGTCGACCGCATCGGGCAGCTGACCATGCGCAACCTCGACATCGCCGACTCCCGAGCCAAGCTCGAGCTGTATGCAGCGCAGGGCCAGCTGGTGGCTCGTCACCAGGCTCTCGTGGGCGACCTCGAGCCCGGTGGCGCGAAGGCGATCTCGTCGAATCCCTTTGCGGCGCAGCTCGACTCGGACGATGACGCGCTCGACCGTGCAGCGATGGAGTCCGGCACCGACTGA
- a CDS encoding response regulator transcription factor: protein MTDVEDGGDDRRVTEPIRVLIVDDHEVMAASLARVLDDEPDVVSVGLASTLAQARARVQSSAPDVLVLDRRLPDGDGVDAIRDLKALRPSMNVLVLTGSSSDDVLVRALEAGAAGFLSKTRSLAEVTSAVRAAAQGEASISSEMLARLLPRLTRVSAPVPTLTRREDEVLAMLAQGMSNAAIAAELVVSVNTVRNHVSNLSAKLGAHSKLEAMSIAIQRGLLDPPG, encoded by the coding sequence ATGACTGATGTCGAGGACGGCGGGGACGACCGCCGCGTCACGGAGCCGATACGCGTGCTCATCGTCGACGACCACGAGGTGATGGCTGCGAGCCTGGCCCGGGTCCTCGACGACGAGCCCGACGTGGTGTCCGTGGGACTGGCCAGCACCTTGGCCCAGGCGCGGGCACGCGTGCAGTCCTCGGCTCCCGACGTCCTGGTGCTCGACCGGCGGCTCCCCGACGGCGACGGGGTGGATGCGATCCGCGACCTGAAGGCGTTGCGCCCCAGCATGAACGTCCTCGTCCTCACGGGGTCGAGCTCCGACGACGTCCTCGTCCGCGCCCTGGAAGCCGGGGCCGCGGGGTTCCTCTCCAAGACGCGCAGCCTCGCCGAGGTCACCTCCGCCGTCCGCGCCGCGGCCCAGGGCGAGGCGTCGATCTCCTCGGAGATGCTGGCCCGGCTGCTGCCCAGGCTCACCCGGGTGAGCGCACCGGTGCCCACCCTGACCCGCCGTGAGGACGAGGTCCTCGCGATGCTGGCCCAGGGCATGTCCAACGCCGCCATCGCGGCGGAGCTGGTCGTGAGCGTCAACACCGTCCGCAACCACGTGTCCAACCTGTCGGCCAAGCTGGGCGCGCACAGCAAGCTCGAGGCGATGTCCATCGCCATCCAGCGCGGACTGCTCGACCCGCCCGGCTGA
- a CDS encoding response regulator, with product MSHLRVLIADDHPQMLAAMVHVVESDSRFLVVGTATNGHDALQVAIDSEVDIALLDVRMPGGGPAAVAAFVALPSPPVVVAVSAETSLSTVAAMVGAGAVGYLAKGRIGESLPEVLAQCAAGEVVLATGSGAGALRMLLGN from the coding sequence GTGTCCCACCTCCGCGTGCTGATTGCCGACGACCACCCGCAGATGCTCGCCGCGATGGTCCACGTGGTCGAGTCCGACAGCCGCTTCCTCGTCGTCGGCACCGCCACCAACGGGCACGACGCACTCCAGGTGGCGATCGACTCGGAGGTCGACATCGCCCTGCTCGACGTGCGCATGCCCGGCGGTGGCCCGGCAGCGGTCGCCGCGTTCGTCGCCCTGCCGTCACCGCCCGTCGTGGTGGCCGTCTCTGCCGAGACAAGCCTGAGCACGGTCGCCGCCATGGTGGGCGCCGGCGCCGTCGGTTACCTCGCCAAGGGTCGGATCGGCGAGAGCCTGCCCGAGGTGCTCGCCCAGTGCGCCGCGGGCGAGGTGGTGCTGGCGACGGGCTCCGGTGCGGGGGCGCTCCGGATGCTGCTCGGCAACTGA
- a CDS encoding PAS domain S-box protein, whose translation MADGTRSTTTEHAGLGPQVFFGMDANGVCTLSVGSGLAALGFAPGELVGTDLRELYREDAMSIESLERALAGERHSHEREFEGRRLVLHFEPIHDDDGSVSGAIGMTIDVTEQRRAEEEARDSRARALDLSSDLRRFKALVEASPDFIAIAALDGTVEYVNPGGRRLIGMSREHDVSTTTISDYLTPEGLELSLQVEQPAVVRDGHFEGETTLKHQDGSAIPVAVASFLMFDITTGEPFALATVQRDISDRVAADTAMSALVEQRTALLTRLVDAQDAERNRIAADVHDDPVQAIAAVDLRMGLLRRRLREHAPDLLPELDGLQETLSGATERLRSLLFDLEPPNLEVRGLAGALQRAVEEIFEGTELHGKVDGSAEPAMPEATRAVAYRIVKEALVNALKHAKARQVLVTVAGADGGLTVEVHDDGIGPGQALHGSAPGHRGVSGMQDRATLAGGRCTIGESPHGGTLVSLWLPGPGAAPSGPPGLGAGLGLTLAASQSTRPQPQADADDRSDDDD comes from the coding sequence ATGGCAGACGGCACGAGGTCGACGACGACCGAGCACGCAGGGCTGGGTCCTCAGGTGTTCTTCGGGATGGACGCCAACGGGGTCTGCACGCTCTCCGTGGGCTCAGGGCTGGCGGCCCTGGGGTTCGCGCCGGGAGAGCTGGTCGGGACCGACCTGCGTGAGCTCTACCGCGAGGACGCGATGAGCATCGAGTCCCTGGAGCGCGCCCTCGCCGGCGAGCGCCACAGCCACGAACGAGAGTTCGAGGGGCGGCGGCTCGTGCTGCACTTCGAACCGATCCACGACGACGACGGCTCGGTGTCCGGTGCCATAGGCATGACGATCGACGTGACGGAGCAGCGCCGGGCCGAGGAGGAGGCTCGCGACAGCCGGGCCCGCGCCCTGGACCTGTCCTCCGACCTGCGCCGCTTCAAGGCCCTCGTCGAGGCGTCCCCGGACTTCATCGCCATCGCCGCCCTCGACGGCACGGTCGAGTACGTCAACCCGGGCGGGCGCCGGCTCATCGGGATGTCACGCGAGCACGACGTCAGCACCACCACGATCTCCGACTACCTCACCCCGGAGGGCCTGGAGCTCTCGCTCCAGGTCGAACAGCCGGCCGTGGTGCGCGACGGCCACTTCGAGGGTGAGACGACCCTCAAGCACCAGGATGGCAGCGCCATCCCCGTGGCCGTCGCGAGCTTCCTCATGTTCGACATCACCACCGGCGAGCCCTTCGCCCTGGCCACGGTCCAACGCGACATCAGCGACCGCGTCGCCGCAGACACGGCCATGAGCGCACTCGTCGAGCAGCGCACCGCCCTGCTCACCCGCCTCGTCGACGCCCAGGACGCCGAGCGCAACCGCATCGCCGCCGACGTCCACGACGACCCCGTGCAGGCCATCGCCGCGGTCGACCTGCGGATGGGACTGCTGCGACGGCGCCTGCGCGAGCACGCGCCCGACCTGCTGCCCGAACTGGACGGCCTCCAGGAGACGTTGAGCGGAGCGACCGAGCGCCTGCGGTCACTGCTGTTCGACCTCGAGCCACCCAACCTCGAGGTGCGCGGGCTGGCCGGCGCACTCCAGCGCGCCGTGGAGGAGATCTTCGAGGGCACCGAGCTGCACGGCAAGGTCGACGGCTCGGCGGAGCCGGCGATGCCCGAGGCGACCCGAGCCGTGGCATACCGCATCGTCAAGGAGGCCTTGGTCAACGCACTCAAGCACGCCAAGGCGCGGCAGGTCCTTGTCACGGTCGCGGGTGCCGACGGGGGTCTGACGGTCGAGGTGCACGACGACGGCATCGGCCCGGGCCAGGCGCTCCACGGCTCGGCGCCCGGTCACCGCGGTGTCTCCGGCATGCAGGACCGCGCCACCCTGGCCGGGGGTCGGTGCACGATCGGCGAGAGCCCGCACGGCGGCACCCTCGTGTCCCTGTGGCTCCCGGGACCCGGCGCCGCACCGAGCGGTCCTCCCGGCCTGGGCGCAGGGCTCGGCCTGACCCTGGCCGCCAGCCAGAGCACCCGGCCCCAGCCGCAGGCCGACGCCGACGACCGCAGCGACGACGACGACTGA
- the cimA gene encoding citramalate synthase: MSDLHVYDTTLRDGAQQEGLNLSVSDKLAIAVHLDELGVGFIEGGWPGANPKDTEFFARAQRDLTLRNATLAAFGATRRAGGRAATDPLVRALVDSGAPVVTLVAKSHVRHVETALRTTLEENLEMVRDTVSFLAGEGRRVFLDAEHFFDGYAADRAYALEVVRAAMESGAEVVALCDTNGGMLPHQIADVVADAVGSTSARVGIHCHNDTGCAVANSMAAVDAGATHVQGTINGYGERTGNADLLTVVSNLQIKQGLPLLETGRLREATRIAHSISEITNVPPYSRQPYVGASAFAHKAGLHASAIRIDPDLYQHTDPMHVGNDMRMLVSDMAGRASIELKGRELGYDLSGNDELLSGVLAKVKDLELRGYTFDAADASFELLLRREVEGKGLDFFAVESWRVITDARGEESALSEATVKVVAGGERVVATGEGNGPVNALDHALRQALTPAYPELAKLELIDFRVRILDAAHGTDAVTRVLIETSDGTTSWETIGVAGNILEASWQALVEGVTYGLVRAGVSVR; the protein is encoded by the coding sequence ATGAGCGACCTGCACGTCTACGACACCACCCTGCGCGACGGAGCGCAGCAGGAGGGGCTCAACCTCTCCGTGTCGGACAAGCTCGCCATCGCGGTACACCTCGACGAGCTCGGGGTCGGGTTCATCGAGGGCGGCTGGCCGGGGGCGAACCCCAAGGACACCGAGTTCTTCGCCCGCGCCCAGCGCGATCTCACGCTTCGCAACGCCACCCTCGCGGCGTTCGGCGCGACCAGGCGGGCCGGCGGTCGCGCGGCCACCGACCCGCTGGTCCGCGCCCTCGTCGACTCCGGCGCCCCCGTGGTCACGCTCGTGGCCAAGTCCCACGTCCGCCACGTGGAGACCGCGTTGCGCACGACCCTGGAGGAGAACCTGGAGATGGTGCGCGACACCGTCTCCTTCCTCGCCGGCGAGGGTCGGCGCGTCTTCCTCGACGCGGAGCACTTCTTCGACGGGTATGCCGCCGACCGGGCCTACGCTCTCGAGGTCGTCCGGGCGGCGATGGAGTCCGGCGCCGAGGTCGTCGCGTTGTGCGACACCAACGGCGGGATGCTCCCGCACCAGATCGCCGACGTCGTCGCCGACGCGGTGGGCAGCACGTCGGCGCGCGTGGGGATCCATTGCCACAACGACACCGGCTGCGCGGTGGCCAACTCCATGGCTGCCGTGGACGCAGGCGCCACGCACGTGCAGGGGACGATCAACGGGTACGGCGAGCGCACCGGCAACGCCGACCTGCTCACCGTCGTGAGCAACCTGCAGATCAAGCAGGGCCTGCCCCTGCTCGAAACCGGTCGTCTGCGCGAGGCGACGCGGATCGCCCACTCCATCAGCGAGATCACGAACGTCCCGCCGTACAGCCGCCAGCCCTACGTCGGGGCCAGCGCCTTCGCGCACAAGGCCGGCCTGCACGCCAGCGCCATCCGAATCGACCCCGACCTGTACCAGCACACGGACCCGATGCACGTGGGCAACGACATGCGAATGCTGGTGTCGGACATGGCCGGTCGCGCCAGCATCGAGCTGAAGGGCCGAGAGCTGGGGTACGACCTGTCGGGCAACGACGAGCTGCTCAGCGGTGTCCTCGCCAAGGTCAAGGACCTCGAGTTGCGGGGCTACACGTTCGACGCCGCCGACGCCTCGTTCGAGCTGCTGCTGCGGCGTGAGGTCGAGGGCAAGGGACTCGACTTCTTCGCCGTGGAGTCGTGGCGCGTCATCACGGACGCACGTGGCGAGGAGTCCGCACTGTCCGAGGCGACCGTCAAGGTGGTCGCCGGCGGGGAGCGCGTCGTCGCGACCGGGGAGGGCAACGGCCCGGTGAACGCCCTCGACCACGCCCTCCGCCAGGCGCTCACCCCGGCCTACCCGGAGCTGGCCAAGCTCGAGCTCATCGACTTCCGCGTCCGCATCCTCGACGCCGCCCATGGCACCGACGCCGTCACCCGTGTCCTCATCGAGACCTCCGACGGCACGACGTCCTGGGAGACCATCGGCGTCGCGGGCAACATCCTCGAGGCATCGTGGCAGGCGCTCGTGGAGGGCGTGACGTACGGCCTGGTCCGCGCCGGGGTCTCCGTCCGCTGA